The Episyrphus balteatus chromosome 3, idEpiBalt1.1, whole genome shotgun sequence genome segment AAGCTCAGGACCTTCCTATACATATACACTTATTCTTGTTTGAAGGGGGAAAGGAAGGATCGGGGACGAGCAGCAGCTTTAACAGCATGGGATAAGGCCAAACATTTCTTTTTCCATTTATCCAAAGGGCCACTCTTATTCTTCAGTAttacagtttcaaaaaatagaggatgggtaagggtactcatctgtattgtaaactttagaccgaatgacttccaaaactgtgcctgcggctgctttgactactctcaaccttttaaccttctccatacttcttaggcaaacaggatttgactgttttattatccattttataatcacccgtattgtgatttacaactgtcaatcgattgttgataaatactgtaattttgggtttttaaaccaaaattataggaaaactggtcaactggaattttgtaattagatttctttataacgactaggaccattctctgctttcaaaactttttttaattaagtaataagatattaaaattaaatttgtatcaacttccgattgatagttgtatattagggtggtccttattttactctttttcgaaaattgagtgcgacgccccctagattggttccaaatcaggaaaaaaaataccctatttttttcaaatttttatctctgacccttcctggccctattttgataagaagttactatagcaagggcgatattctgtgtccagtgttgggtaaatggcggatttttgatataaacttcttaattaaatatggtcaggaagggttaggaatacaaatttgaaaaaattagggcttttttttcctgatttggaaccactCTAGGGGACGTccccaattttttgttcctaaggaccaccctGTTGTATATAGCAATAAAGCTGAACCTCCTTCGTACTTGTCAACTCATCAACTCATATACCtatgaaacttcataaaactgaaaaaaatgcagaattggtttttgcAGTATGattaagggggcggagggggcgtggctatgaatttttttttcaatctaccattagaacctgattaaatatagaataagaaccacccgactttttgtgggattcaaatccttcatttaattgataattaaaaaattttctaaaactatcaaaaatacttttttactattttagccctaactcggttatttgattcacaaaatcaaagtgggttacattttattttaggtaattaaattgtctataagattgattatgaagacttttgcgtaaaagtcaattgttaaagagttatagcactgttaagtgacaagaaactgaaaatattgcaaaatccgaaattttacatgtttttggaagcttcataacttcgttgtttttggatgtataaaaatactaccaaggtcattttcgtaggaaattatgttttctacaagtctaccaacaactttttttcaataaaatgcaccagaagaaagttatgggcataaaagtgaaaaaagtgccagatttctatggtttttcggtgatgctgaagggggcggagggggcgtggttgtggaaatttggtttttctatctactaaccatacctaacaacatatcaaaaatttagaactaccggaccttttgtagggtaacccccttttttttagcttcatttattGGACTAATAGTGACAGTAACTAAGTTATGTTGAAAACTGGAACATTGCTGTGCAAAGAGATCAATGTAGCACTATGTGCGGTAGGAACAGTGAACAGACTATGTTCGGTCACTCGGGCGAATGTGTGATATAATTCGCCCTGAGGGAGGGATGGAAAATTCACTCAAACTTTTGTTTAGTTCTATTTTGTCTTTTGGACAGACAATTGACTCACTTGGGGGATCACGATTGAGTTAATTTCTGTTGTTCAAATTCGtgttttaaagaaatatattAAATTCAAGTTTATGTAGCTGCAAGCAAATGCATCATGCCGATGTCGATGCCGATGCaatagtgtttttgttttatcagGCAATATAGTGATGTTAATTTATATTAGACTCATTTGTAAGCTTTATTATTTAAGAAATATTAGATGCCATAATAACTCTTTgtcatttttaatgaaacattcacacatttttattttatacgataaaaccaaaatttctaaTAGACAGCACATAATTGAGGCATTCAGAATAATTGTGAGTGAAGTATATTTCTCTATAAGTTCGATGTTTTAAGGACTTATAATTTAATGGAggaatataatttttctaactcagaagtttttatttaaaattcacttATCTTGGCTTTTTTAACTaatattagagatacaaattgGTTAATTTTTTCACGGAAGCATGGCAGATTTATAGGCATTATAGGTATACGGCCGAAGTTTAGGAATCGATCTTCGTGCATTCTGAAGGCTACAATTTTTGTCTGTCatagttctaaaaaaaatcaaatactgaCTGATGATGTAATAATAAAGaaatgaagaattttaattttattttaatgtcgaatcacatatattttcaattcaaatagaTGCTAATGATATAGAGAAAATCTCTTCAAATTAGAGCAATATAGGTTGAGAACTTTTTGAGTTGGCGTGCaggcaaatgttaaaaatgatgttcgagaaaaaaaaagatggagtttgaattttaaattcattcttATAGATTTAACTTATAAGACCAATTCGATATAAGCAACAAAACCTAGTGTTACTATTATTACTTAttattactaaaaaataaaatgcacgaagaATACTCTAAGAGCTCAagttgcttaattttttaaaactttttatacaaatttgataaacttataagaaaaaaaaaaaaaaaaattaaaaaagaaacaatattcatttttcaaaatcttaaatcacattgagctccaaaataagtatgcaatttaatttctttttggtATTAATGGacatttttaaggaaaaaaatttcaatatcgttagaaccgttttttaaaaaactaatttttttataaataattttttgaaaaaaagttaagaaactAAATTGGTATATATATCATTTTGTAGCAATTATAAATCAacacttaaaatcaaaatttcaatgtcccgttttctaaaattttatttttcaaaaaaaaaagttacaattattttttaaataaaaatattatttttttcaaaaatttaattttgtatttacatatattaaaataatatgtaaATGCTTTGTCACAAAAAGaatcgttgaaatcgaataagtagtttgaaagaaaacttgattaaaacaaaagcaaaaacggttctatggttCCGGTTaattataatgattttcgaaattacaaagatttttatattatatttattttattacttattttaattgtaataattttcgaaaaaaaaaatgttcattaaaagatagaccttctCTATATACAGTAAAACCTGCTAATTGGGACACTCTATAATCGGACCACCTCCTATTCGGACCGCACTTAATGCTTTCCCtgctatttttcatacaaatttccctcTACAATCGGGACAACTGCTAATCGGACCATGGACCACCTTTATAACATTCTTTGCTTATTGTTTTACCTGTTTAATTGGaccaaaagtcaaaaatatgaaacatgtGTGTTCAATGTTCTTATACATATgcatcccatttttttttcttggccaATTTTGCAAAGTTACATTTGTTATAGGCGGGGATTActcaaaatgtttaattttatttttcgtttcttggcaaaggaaacaatttgacagtgcaatagagtttttgaagttgattgttttgtgaaattgatttgaaaaagaatgttaaagttaaagttaaaagctttttgaaaattgttggtgcctatatttgttgtcatttttacgtgggttagaaaatttcaaaaaaaaaatgtttaaacaattaaaaaaaatttttttttgtattttttttctcttgaaaagtttaagagaaaaaaattttattttttgaatttttttttttaattttttttctttttttgaattttattttttgttttaaatttaagctttttctggagcaaaaatgtggaaaaagctaggaaaaacaattttttttctcattaaaaaatgagaaaaaaaaattgagcttttcagagcaaaaaacgtgatcctttaattttttcaaaaatttgatcgagtgaaacaaaaaaacggctggctggattaatttgattttttgtaggaTTTTTTTGCCCATATTTAACTGTAAAAGGCACACTTAACATTAGTGGTTCCCTCAATATTTTCGATCTAGCgctcgattttccaaaaaaccaccaaaagccctttttttgttgtattcaaTTCATGtgacaataagaaaaaaaatttttttcggaaaagcaATGGCTAGTCGTTAAGTAAAATTCATTGAAGTTCTTGAAACCCACCTTTAACTTTCTGTGCGATcattggttgctgagatatcgataatcaaagacaaaaggatccttttccatttgaagaccgatatctcggcgagaagtggacgtatcgaggttttcaaaaaaccaaattaaagctaaatgaagaaagtatccgatccttatagtggttaagctaaaaaacgctcgtagaccaaaaaaaaactaaaaaaaatttgaaaatttttttgttgctggtttttctGCGATCACTCAAAAACCGCagaggttaaaaaattttaaagttctataccaaaaactagacacttggacatacaatttccttctttatcgatttcttgtactaccatttctttcgaagttacggcctgttgaaaattgcccaaaaatttggaattttttttttgatcccttaattttttccagtagtgtatgaatgagagaaaattttttctaaatggaCCGGTCCGATTAAAAAGGAACCTCTATAAGTGGACCACCTCCTAATCGGACCACTTTTCTTCGGTCCCAAGGGTGGTCCAATTAAACAGGTTTTACATACAAGGTCTTCTTATTATGAAAATCGTaggagtcgtttttgagaaaattaaattaattaaacagacagactgactttctaaatctactttatttattattattttattatctcAACAAATATAGTACGTATTTTGGAAgtaaaaatgtgtttaaaagAAAGTCTCAATAAACTTTGAATTTAATTGATTGATAAAAGCTTTTTGAAGTCATAATtgcttgaaaattttttgttttcaatttgtgtATATGTACAAAGTACATTCATGGACCTACATAAATATATTTGGAAATCGAGTGAAAAGAGTGCGTTAAGATAAAACCATTGGCCCttatctcaagtagcacaaaagtctaaaatacaccaaaatatttggtgtatttttgcactttcgtgatatacatttttaatataaaaaatacaccatttgctCGTATAttataaactccggtggttaaaaaaaatataccgatttttggtgtataaatggcgctagtggtatattaaatgatctggtttttggtgaaaattatccctttgaaattgaaaaatacacaataaatctatggataaaatacaccatttaaattattcagaattaaaatttgagcaaaagtttattttttacctcaaacagtttgatgagttctaattcacaccatttcttatgaaataaatgaaaatgaatttttattcataatattgccataagaaactaatggttaaatatgaatttatttgccaaattttaaaacgaaacacttTCTGTCTACTAATTTAAGATACTACACCCTCTAAAAATTGAGCGCCTCAAAAGTGTCAGtgaattaataattattttttcgattttaaagatcagtttttcaaaaattataatttttctgttgtttttacatttttttagaagagttcttttataatataatataccgaatcgaaaaaaacaagaatgcgggataattaggtcgataaatatactattataagaaaaataataattaatccctgtcttctttttttaaatggcggccattgaaaaatatgtcgtctcccacttttgcattctggtgaattttatgtccacagggtgtacttcctacaccaaagagagtgtacaaaatataccgttttggttgatttcagaatcgaataattttatgcaccattaatattataaaaacaactgaatttaagtgtattttttgcactgaatcttaaaaaaaaaatgtttaaatttttttacagaaaagacagtggtataatttttatgccaataattttgagaaatacaccatattttttcaatttcctcaattttacaccaaaattaatgaatttacaccaatttatacaccattGTGCAACTTGAGTAGTAGTAGACCCGAATCAAACTAaactctattaaaaaaatatcaatagcAATATACAACATAATGTACATATtgtaacacagtttttttttctttcttttaatcAAACATTGTTGAGTACTCCACAGAAATTTTATTAACGAGTTTCTATCGCTATAAGAAATAACgttcaaaaactttgaaaaaaaaaactgttgcgTACAAGAAGTGTATTCTCTTAGAACTTTCTGGTGCGGTTTTAATAACCATTAGTGTTTATTAAAGCCTATAAATTAGCCCAATTCACACATGGCCTTAAATACAATTTACCCAAGTATTTACAGTACAATGTACTGTATATctcatttaaaattataacgtcCCCGAAATCTCTACCGGAAACGGAACTTAATTTCACATTTTCTGATATAATTCAGCATTATTCGGACTAAATTACTCCGAGAACGCTGAATTGGTTTTTGACAGTTGTCAAAACGTCAAAATGACATCTGTCACTTTTGTGCCTGTAAACTACTGAAGTTTCCTTCTAGCAACTTGCTTGTGTTGTCCTTTTTACGAATTTCTCTAGCAAATTACAAATGTTTTTAAAACCTTACAAACTAAAGAGCAATGCTCCACTTAAAGGCTCCGACAGCAAGCGTCTCCGACTTCGCATCCAACAAGCATTTCCCGATATAACCAATGAGCAAATTCAACAACTCATTCCAAACAAATCGGCCGTCACTATGTTGAAGATTACCACCCACTCTGACTTCCACACTTTAGTTTATTGTGTTGACAAACTACCAATGTTCTTCGAAGCTGAAGGTGGTGTATTAGTACCTACATTGTACACAATGTGGATAGTCCCCGATCTTCTGCCATACTTTAAAACACACGCCGGTGTCCTGCCAAAACTCTCAAATGGAGCTGATCTCATGTTGCCCGGTGTTGTTCATCAAGGTGTTGGCATGAATATGTATGGACGTTATAAGAAAGGTCAACTTATTGCAATTAATTTGACAACAAATGACTCCGCTGTAGGAGTTGGAGTGTTGACAAGGTCCAGTGATGATTTGTACATGTGTGGTGGTCATGGATCGGCGGTTAAGATGTTGCATATATTTGGAGACAAGCTTTGGGGGCATGAACCTTCTTTGGTATCACAAATTCCTGATAAAGCTCCAGCCAAGTTAACAGAAGATGATTTTCCAGCTCTTGGAACTGAACCTGTAGCCAAGACGAAGGTAAGTCCTGAATTACCTATTCCTAAAGTAGATCAGTTGAATGCAAATGAAGACAAAGAGAATCAGAATCAAGACACAGAGTTGTCTGAGAATAATTTGTCAGAAGATCTGGAAAATCTGGAAATCCAACCAGAACCTGAACCGGATGCAGTGTCAATTGCTGACACAATCCTCCGGAATGCTTTCTTAACTGCTCTCAAACATCATGGAAAAGAAATAAACCTACCCCTTCTTACAAGTAACTTTTATCGTCTTCATGTTGTCCCAGAAGCCAAGACTCAAATCGATCTAAAgaagacaaaatacaaaaagctttcaaattTCCTAAACGAAATGATTAATGAAGGCTTCATTGTGGTTCGGGAAGAAACCAAAGGAATCGATAAAATCATATCAATTGACTATGATCATCCCGAGCTTGTTAACTTTATTGCAGATGCTAAATCTCCTGGTGAAGATAAGGAAAATGGTCAACAGCCATTGTATCATTCTGAAATGACCGAACTCTATCTGGTCACAGATGCGGTAGTAGCTTTCTTtacaaaaatgaactttaaaagaGGTGAGGGTATTTCAAGTGTTCAAGTAAAGAGAGTTCTTCGGGAATATGTAAGTAAGAATAATCTTCCAGTAGCTGATCCAGTCAAGAAGTCAATCAAACTTGATGAATGTCTTCAGCAAATATGTGGTCGAGCTGAAGCTCCTCTAGATACTGTCTATAATATAATCATTAGTAAAATGAAACATACTTATGAAATGAGAAGCACAAAAGATGTTCCCAAGAATAAACCATTAATTCAAATGTCTTTGGCTACAAGATCGGGAAATAAGAAAGTCACTTTAGTCAGTAATATTGAATGCTATGGGATTATTTTACCAGAGTTTATTAAACTTTGTAAACAAGGAGCTGCTGCATCAACAACGATAGTTAAAGTACCAAATCAGAATCGTGAAATGTTGCAAGTTCAAGGAAATCAAGTGCGATTTATATTCAATTTGCTAACGGAAACGTATAAGATACCGGCGAAAAATATTCTTGGACTGGATTTGGCGAAGCCAGTTAAAAAGAAGAAGTAGTTTGTTTgtagaaatatgtatttttttttttataaatttaatttaaatgttgaTGATTTTTATGAGCATGAATAAATATGGTTAAAATTTCAAGTtgaattatatgaaaaatttattaaagatcAAGGAATATATGTCTACATTTACCaaggtaatttttgattttttttttttttctagtaaaGCAAGGTTCTCCAGTAGAAAAATGTAATAAAGATCAGCTATGATCGAACTCTTGATATCGATATTCAAATTTAGGAAGAAGAACGATGCTTGTCTA includes the following:
- the LOC129916080 gene encoding eukaryotic translation initiation factor 2D — its product is MFLKPYKLKSNAPLKGSDSKRLRLRIQQAFPDITNEQIQQLIPNKSAVTMLKITTHSDFHTLVYCVDKLPMFFEAEGGVLVPTLYTMWIVPDLLPYFKTHAGVLPKLSNGADLMLPGVVHQGVGMNMYGRYKKGQLIAINLTTNDSAVGVGVLTRSSDDLYMCGGHGSAVKMLHIFGDKLWGHEPSLVSQIPDKAPAKLTEDDFPALGTEPVAKTKVSPELPIPKVDQLNANEDKENQNQDTELSENNLSEDLENLEIQPEPEPDAVSIADTILRNAFLTALKHHGKEINLPLLTSNFYRLHVVPEAKTQIDLKKTKYKKLSNFLNEMINEGFIVVREETKGIDKIISIDYDHPELVNFIADAKSPGEDKENGQQPLYHSEMTELYLVTDAVVAFFTKMNFKRGEGISSVQVKRVLREYVSKNNLPVADPVKKSIKLDECLQQICGRAEAPLDTVYNIIISKMKHTYEMRSTKDVPKNKPLIQMSLATRSGNKKVTLVSNIECYGIILPEFIKLCKQGAAASTTIVKVPNQNREMLQVQGNQVRFIFNLLTETYKIPAKNILGLDLAKPVKKKK